CACATCCTCCGGCAGTGCACCGCCTGTGCTAAAACCCGTGGATGTCTTTACAAAATCTGCTCCGGCTTCTATAGAAATCTCACAGGCTATTACGATTTCTTCTTTCGTTAAGAGGCAGTTTTCTAAAATAACTTTAACCACCTTACCTTGGGAAGCCTTTACAACTGCTTTTATATCATCACGCACCAGATCATAATTTTCATCTTTCATGGCGCCGATATTCATTACCATATCCACTTCATCTGCCCCTGCCTTCACTGCTTCGGAGGCTTCAAATGCCTTTGCAGAAGTCATCATGGTTCCCAGGGGAAAACCAACCACACAGCAAACCGCTACGCCGCTGCCTTTTAATTCCTGTGCAGCGAGAGGTACTTGACATGTATTCACGCACACCGATGCGAATCCATATTCTTTTGCTTCTGAACAATATCTTTTAATTGTTTCTGATGTAGCATCTGCCTTTAACATCGTGTGATCCACTAATTTTGCGATATCCATTTTTTCTCCTCTTTTCTTTTATTATCTATCCCCGGATATGTAACCGGTTACATACCCGGGGTAAAAATAAACTGCTAACCGCAGCCTATTTTGTTAATTCTGACCCGCGAAGCACCACCTGATACGGAACAAAGATTTTTCTGCCGGAGCTTTTGCTCTCTTTATTGGACAGCTTGTCAATGAGCATTGCCATTGCTTCATATCCCTGCTTCTTTGCATCACGTTCAATGGTTGATAGTCTGTAATCAATTATTTTAAGGGATTCAATCTGGTCAAAGCCTACGATTGATATGTCCCTGCCTATTTTAAGTTTCTGCTCGGTAAGATACTTGAGCACTCCCAGACTGGTCTGGTTATTGGAGGCAAAAATCGCAGTCGGCGGATCCGGAAGCTGAAGCAATTCCTTTGTCCGTTCGTATGCCTTAATGATCTTAAAGTCTCCGGATACAATATACTCTTCCTTAAGTTCAATCTCATAATCACTTAAGGCCGCCTTATATCCCTTTAACCGGTCTTTTCCTGGCATAGAAGTATTTGGACCTGTAATGATTGCGATCTTACGGTGTCCGGCATGAATCAACGCTTCCACCCCTTTATAAGCAGCGGCGTCATTTTCTACAAAAACCCCATCCAGACTGGAATTTTTAATGTTACGGTCAACTAAAACCACCGGAATTCCCTTGTTTTCAAATTGGATCAGCTTATCCAGAGTCACCCTGTCAAGCTCGGAAACCGGGGTTATGATCAATCCGGAAAGTCTTTGTCCTTCTGCCATCTGAAGGTACTGGTGTTCTCTTTCCTGCATTTCACCTGTATCAAATAAAACAATGTTATACTGTTTATTAGCCGCCAGTTCTCCCATTCCGCTTATGATGCTGGAAAAAAATTCATTGGCTATATCCGGGACAATAACCCCAATACTGGAAGAGTCGCGGATGCTTAAGCTTCTTGCTATGGCATTCGGTACGAAATCCGCTTCTTCAATCGCTGCTAAAACTTTCTGCTTCGTTTCGTCCTTTACGTATCCAGACTGATTGATTACTCTGGATACAGTCGCAGAAGAAACACCCACCTTTTTGGCAATATCCCGTATGTTCATTTATTAAATCTCCTTTATGTAACCGGTTACATATGAATATTAACATATTACGCAATGAATGTAAAGTGTTTTTCAACATTTTTTACAATGATTTTTGAACTTTTTTTATAAAAGTGTGAAAATTGCTTCTTCTATACCGTCTTATTGCTTATCTATTCTACTAATTGATTTTTTTCATCACTAATGCATTCCTTACAAAAGCAGCGTTTTCTCTAAAGAGCTGCTTATCGAGCGGGTAACCATTTCTATCCGTAAAAAGTTGGCATTCCTCGCATTCAGGCTTATCCGTCAGCTCTTGAAAATAGACTGCATATTCTTTTTTACGGCTTTCAGCAGTTCTTTAGGAAGCTTCTCCACTTGTTCTCCTAATATTATGCCGTGAGGCTCCTTGTAGCCGTCATTCCATATAAAATTAAATGTGCTTTCGCTGGCTGCACTGTTCTTTCCGATTTGAAAAGCGTAAAGGGCAACATCTTTCGATAAAAGCTCTTGGACAGCGTCCTTGGTCAGGCCGGGAAAACTGGAGGCTCCGTCAGTAATTTCAAAAACTATTTTTATATGCTTTCCGATTTTAAGCTGCCTTTCTTCTACAGGAGTGATGCTTCCGGATATTTCTTTCAGGCAGCTTGCATCGTCTGTAGCGCCATCGGTAGAATTAAGCCTTACGATGGAACGGATTATATCCGCCGATTCTTTTTCTCCGGAGGTTTTGTCCTTAAATTCTTTCATATGATAATATTTACTTCCGTAAAACCAT
The nucleotide sequence above comes from Lacrimispora sp. BS-2. Encoded proteins:
- the deoC gene encoding deoxyribose-phosphate aldolase, with amino-acid sequence MDIAKLVDHTMLKADATSETIKRYCSEAKEYGFASVCVNTCQVPLAAQELKGSGVAVCCVVGFPLGTMMTSAKAFEASEAVKAGADEVDMVMNIGAMKDENYDLVRDDIKAVVKASQGKVVKVILENCLLTKEEIVIACEISIEAGADFVKTSTGFSTGGALPEDVALMKQTVGDRAKVKASGGIRTQEEARAMIEAGADRIGAGNGIVLL
- a CDS encoding LacI family DNA-binding transcriptional regulator, producing MNIRDIAKKVGVSSATVSRVINQSGYVKDETKQKVLAAIEEADFVPNAIARSLSIRDSSSIGVIVPDIANEFFSSIISGMGELAANKQYNIVLFDTGEMQEREHQYLQMAEGQRLSGLIITPVSELDRVTLDKLIQFENKGIPVVLVDRNIKNSSLDGVFVENDAAAYKGVEALIHAGHRKIAIITGPNTSMPGKDRLKGYKAALSDYEIELKEEYIVSGDFKIIKAYERTKELLQLPDPPTAIFASNNQTSLGVLKYLTEQKLKIGRDISIVGFDQIESLKIIDYRLSTIERDAKKQGYEAMAMLIDKLSNKESKSSGRKIFVPYQVVLRGSELTK